The Chryseobacterium sp. JV274 sequence AATGCTGTATTACCACTTTGATCCTGCAGATCGGGATGAGCTCCGTTTTCAAGCATCCATCGGGCCGCTTTGTAATGGTTATGGTATACGGTTAAGATTAAGGGAGTATAGCCTCCTGTGTTTTTAGAATCAATATCTTTTTTTAACTTAGACATGGCTTCTATATTACCTGTCTTTGCATACGAAAAGATGTCTTGCGCGCTCATTCTGCTCATCGCAAGAAACAAAATAACGACGGAAATAAAGTATCTCATTATTCTTATTTTGAAGACAATAAAGATTCCAGCTGCTGGCGGTCCATTTTAACATATTGCGCCAGACGTTTTCCATATTCTGAATCTGCCTGATAGAAGTAAGAGATCATTTTAGCCACTACTTTTTTATTGGTAACACTGTTCAAAGCATTTCCAAGGTTTTTAATCAGGTTATCCTGATCTTTTTTAGAGAAAGACCTGTAGAGTTCTCCGGCCTGTTTAAAATTATTTTCCTTATCTATTTTCGCCTGTACTGATGATGTACCCATTGGAAAAATAGTCTGAGAGTATTTGAATTTTTTGTTATCGGTCACTTCCGGTTTTCCCGCTGACGGCTGGTAATTGACTTCTCCGCTTTGAGGTCTCATAGACATGTAACCGTTTTGATTGTATGTCATCGCTTCATTCTTTGATGCATTAATTGGTAATTGCTGGAAATTTCCTCCGATCCTATGTCTCTGAGTGTCAAAATAAGAAAATAGTCTTCCTTGTAACAGTTTATCTTCTGATGGTTCAATTCCCGGTACAAGAGTTCCCGGAGAAAAAGCGGCCTGTTCTACCTGCTGAAAATAGTTCGTCGGATTCTGATTAAGAGTCATTGTTCCTGCTTTAACCGATTTTGCAATAGATTCCGGCCATATTTTGGTCACATCTACCGGATTAAAATCAAGCTTTTCAAAGTCATCTTTTTTCAGCATCTGTATATACAAATCCCACTTCGGAAAGTTTTTATTGCTAATAGCATTGTACAAATCTCTCGTAGCATGTTCTATTTGTGTAGATTGAATTTTATCGGCCTCTTCCTGAGTAAGATTCTTTTCGCCTTGCTGAGGAACCCATTTATACTTTACATACGTTACTTCTCCTTTTGCATTGACCCATTTGAAGGCATGTACCCCATTCCCCTGCATTTCCCTGTAACTGGCAGGAATACCATAATCTGAAAACAACCAAGTCAGCGTATGCGTAGCTTCCGGAATATTAGCCATAAAATCAAAAACCCTGTTATTATCAGAAGCGTTATTGGTAACCGGAGATGGTTTAAAAGCGTGAACCATATCAGGAAATTTCATGGCATCCCTGATGAAAAACACCGGTAAGTTGTTTCCCACTAAATCATAATTTCCCTGATCAGTATAAAATTTAACTGCAAATCCTCTTGGATCTCTGAAAGTTTCCGGAGATCCCTGCTGATGTACTACAGTAGAAAATCTTACCAATACAGGCGTTTTCTTTCCTGCTTTTGATAAAAAGTCAGCCATGGTAACCTCTGAAAAATCGGCATCTGCAACAAATTCGCCAATAGCTCCGGCCCCTCTCGCATGCACTACCCTTTCAGGAATTCTTTCTCTGTCAAAAGCCGCTAACTTCTCAATTAAATGAATATCTTCCAGTAAAACAGGTCCGTTATTTCCTACCGTTTTAGAATTTTGATTATCTCCTACAGGGCTTCCTGTATTAGTTGTCAGTTGTTGAGAATACAGTGTAGAAGTGATAAGAATCCCAGCTAAAAACACATTTTTTTTCATAATTTCTTATTTATTGTGGAGCAAATATAGACCGTTGATCTTCTGAATCCTTCTCAATAAATTCAATTTAGATAATTTTTAAAATCTATCACAAAACAACATATCAATAGATATAATCTACTTTATTATTAAAAAAATAAGAATTATAAAATGATAATAAGATCTGGCTTCTGACAATTTAATTTGCTATTCCTGTAGTTTAATATCTACAGTTTTGAACATTTATCAGATTGAAGAATTACTTAATTTTGCAAAAAAACAAATGCTAAAAAAAATAATATTAATTATAATTATTCCAGCAGCAGCCATTTTTCTGGGATTAAAATTCATCAAAATAAGTACTGTTGATCCTCCTATAATCAATCAGCTTAAAACAAAATTCTCCGGAAATATTGAAGATAGTCCTTTTCAAAAAGAATATCTGAATAAAGATGGACTCGTTGTGGTAAATGTTTGGGCTCCGTGGTGTAAACCTTGCATTCAGGAAATTCCTACTTTCAAAAAAATAAGTAAAGAGAACCCAAACATAAAGTTTGTTTTTCTATCTATTGATGAAGATGCTGAAAAATTAAAAACTTTTCTTGCTAATAATACAATCAACGATATTACGCTTCAGAATATTGAATACATTGAAGCCATCAAAACCTTTTTAGGAGGAAATGGTCTGTTGGGATATAGTTCCATCCCATTAACTTTTATCATAAAAGATGGAAAAGTAATTGATAAAAATGTAGGCAGTATAGATTACAATGAGTTTACTACTCACTTGAAAACACTACAATAGAATCTATCATTTAATCATAAGAATAACATTCAAATTAACTGATCCGCTGAAAAACTGAGGGTTACGGATGTTGAGCAGCGGTTATATAAGATAGGCGTACAGCTTATCTTTTTTAAGATCCATCTACAATTAAAAATATTTTATTTTTTTGAGATGATTTCGGGCAGCAAACGTTGAGACCTTCTGTACATTTAAAAAAAAACAGAAAAAATAATTCAAAATAATGGGACTTTGAATCTTTTTTCAATACATTTGTGGCTTGATTATCTCATTAATTTGAGTTTCATGGTTATTAGTTTTTATCCCCAGGATTACTGGGGATTTTTTATTTCAACCAATACCTGCCCAATTCTGCTCCATCAGCACTTCAAAAGTTTATTAAAGAAAGGAGGGAAGTAAATTCCATGGACCCATACAATTTGACAGAATATAAAAAATCCATTTCCGGAAAATTCCGGAAATGGACACCACTTTATCATCATCCAAATCACAACTAAACTATGAACAAGGAAGCAATAGTCTGTGCATCGCTGCCACTTAATATTTCATCGTAAGCTGCAGAACCTGCTGCCGCTCCAAATAAAGTTCCTGTATTATAGCCCGCCTGGTTTACATTGTCTTCTCCGGCATACACAGGATTGGTTGCGGACGGCATATTTCCCCCGTCAGCAAGCTCAATCCATCCTTTATTAGCTCTCATTCTTCTTACCTGTGAAGCATGTCTGGCTTCAACAGAGTGAATCTGTAATGCAGCCTGAAGCACAACTTTATTGGACATTACGTTTCCCGCCTGTCCTTTATAAGCTCTTACTCCGGTATCTTCAAAAGCCTGGGCGAGAATAAGAAACTGATTATAATCTGTAAAAGGCGAAAAATTTCCGCTGGCTGTAAAGTCAAAGGTTGGTTTATTTCCCGGTGTCGTTCCAAGAGAAGTGAGTGTACTTTTCAGAAAGCTGACATGGGCTGATTCATGTTTTGAAATCTGCATAAAAACAGTTCTGTCTCCAGTGGGAATCAATCCTGGTGTGGATAATCCTATACTGTAATATTCATTTTCAAGATATTCCAGAGCCAATGCCAGTTGTAAGGCATCCGTCAGGGTACTTTTTAAAGCATAGCCTGTTAAATTTGTTTTTGTAGTTTCCGCTTTGGCGGAGGCAGCCATCAGCGTTCCTAATCCAAGCGGTACTGCAGCTGTAGCTGCTTTTTTTCCGAATAAAGACATATTCGTAATCGTTTCCAGTCTTGAAGCTTCCTTTGTGAAAAATTGATCATAAGAAAGCTTATCCAGTAATTTAAGAATATTCATAATGTAATTTTTAAAGGTGAATGATTAGTTAATGCCTCTTTCTTTCCAGGTAAAAGGTGTTTTGATAAACGCTCCGGCAGCCATTACGATATCTTTGGGCTCTTTTGCAAGATCAAGTCCGTTCGCATCTATCACATCATCTCCCGAAAAATCAGCAGTTCCCGGATTAATTAAATTTCTGATGACGGAAGCATGCCTGGCCTCTACCGAAACTATTTTGCCGGCAATCACCAGATAAGCAGGATTGGAAATATATTTCCCTGCCCCGTTGTAGGCTGCTACTCCTGTATCTTCCAAAGCTTTTGCTGTGGCTAATACGGAATTACGATCATTAAAATTCACATTCGGATACTGGAATTCCAGTTTGGGTAGCACATGGTCTGTAGCACCGCTGATGGCTGCTTTAAAGAAATCCCGGTGAATCACTTCATGATGATAAAGGTCTGTGAAAACTTCTTTCTCAATACTTGAAATTCCCGTATAAAAATTATTCACCACTTTCGTATAAAAATCTGCTTCCAGCTGCTCGAGTGCATAGGCATAGTTTAATATGCCCACATCTCCTGTCCCCAGATCATATTTAGGTTCATCTATGATCTGAAAATCATCATTGTCATCACATCCTATGAAGGTAAGACCTGCGATGGCTAATCCTACTCCACTTAATTTTAAAAAGTTTCTTCTGCTTGTATCAAGGGTAACTCCCTGATTAGAAACCTGAATTGTTTTTTTCATGCTATTATTTTTTTAGTGTTCGGATATATAAAAAAGAAAAACAGCATATTCCGGTATGCTGTTTTGTATCTTACATTATTAAGGCATTAGAACCGTATCAATTACATGGATCACCCCGTTAGACTGGTTCACATCTGCGATAGTCACTTTGGCACTGTTTCCTTTTGCATCCTTTATGTAAAGGTCTTTTCCTTTAGTCCAGAATGTAAGATCTTCTCCCTGTACAGTTTTCATCATACTTTTTCCATTTCCTGCTTTCACAGCAGCCCAGATTTCTTTTGCGCTGTATTTTCCAGAAAGAACATGATAGGTTAAGATACTTGCAAGCATTGCTTTATTTTCAGGCTTTACAAGACTTTCTACCGTTCCTTTCGGAAGTTTTGCAAACGCAGCATCTGTGGGAGCCAGTACGGTAAAAGGCCCTGCGCTCTGTAATGTTTCTACCAAACCGGCAGCTTTCACTGCAGCAACAAGGGTTTTGTGATCTTTGGAATTGACTGCGTTTTCAATAATATTTTTGGAGGGATACATAGGGGCTCCTCCTACCATTACTGTTTTTTCTTTCATCGTTTGTGCTGTTACCTTCCCGCCAAAAGCAAATGATAAAACAACCATTGCTAAAACTGTGATTTTTGACTGTGTGTTCATTGCGTTGATTTTTAATTAATTATATTTAATTGTGCTTTTAATGTCATTTACGAGGTCGGTTTCATTTCAGATTGAAAAAAAATGAAATTTATTACAACACATTGATTTACAATAATTTATTTTTTATTAAAAAAAAAGAAACAATCTTGAAAATGTAATCTCTCACATTAAATATTTTTCAATAATTTTCAAAAAATCATGTACGAAATAAAAGACGAATTGGATTTTATTGACTATATGTTTTATTTTATTACATTTGAATAGAAAAATAAAAGCTATTAAAACAACCTATTCGGAAGAAGAACTTATCGTTTTATTAAAAGAAAAAAACGAAACTGGTTTTCATTATCTGTATGACCACTATTCTGGTGCGCTGTACGGAATCATTCTCCGGATCGTTCAATCTAAAGAATATACTGAGGAAGTAATTCAGGATGTTTTTGTTAAAATATGGAACTCTATCCATCAGTATGACGCCTCCAAAGGGAGGTTTTATACCTGGATGATCAATATTGCAAGAAATACGGCTATTGATTATTTAAAGTCTAAAGGATTCCAGAATGAGCTTAAAAACCAACCACTTCCGGATTTCGTATATAATACTACAGAGCTTTCAACGGTCAACAATTCATCTGATTATATCGGGTTTAACAATGTGCTGGAAGGGCTGGAAACAGACAAGCAGGAACTCATAAATCTTGCTTATTATCAGGGATACACTCAACATGAAATATCCGAAAAGCTGAAGATACCGCTGGGAACAGTGAAAACGAAAATGCGTAATGCACTGATGAAATTAAAAGATTTGCTAAAAGATTATCAATAAATTGAACACAAAAGAATACATATCATCCGGAATTATAGAATCTTATATTCTTGGCCATACTTCTCCTGAGGAAGCAGGGATTTTGGAGTGTGTGATGAAAAATAATGCTGAAGTAAAGGCTGCTTTTGAAGAAGCCCAAAAAACTTTGGAACATCTTGCTACCGCTCAGGCTGTAACACCTCCAAGTGATTTGAAATCTAAAATCTGGAATAAAATTCAGCAGGAACAAACTGTTGAAGAAGTAACACCTGTTCTTTCAACAGATATTCCTGAGACAAAAGATCATAAAGAAATTCCGGAAAGAGTAAATATTCAGGGAAATACCCGCTGGAAAACCTATGCAATAGCAGCTTCTGCATTGTTCCTGATAAGTGTTGCCGGCAATTTATTCTGGATGAACAGCCAATCCTCCCATAAAAAGGAAATCGCTTTGCTGTCTGCAGAAAAACAAGCTCAGGATCTGGCAATGAAAAAAATGAACCGTAAGATTGATATGTTCTCCAATCCTGATATGCAGATGGTCATGCTGAAAGGGGTAGAAAAACATACGGATTCCAAAGCAATGGTTTTCTGGGATAAAAAAACAAAAGAAGTCTATCTGAATGCGGAAAAACTGCCTAAAGCTCCTACTGGAATGCAATATCAGCTTTGGGCCATCGAAGACGGACAACCTGTGAGTGCAGGAATGTACACCGAAGATAAAGACAGCAACATTGCACTGGCCAATATTTCCAATGCTCAGGCTTTTGCCATTACGCTCGAAAAAGAAGGCGGAAGTAAAGTGCCTACCATGGAGAATATGTTTGTCATGGGTGAAATTTAAAACACTCCTTTATCAATTCCCAAAGTTCACAAAATGAGGAACATCTGTTGCAAAATTATTCATTGGTAAAAGATTATTTCTATTGCTGTTAAAATCAAAAACAGAATTGTTATCAAACGGAACCCGCGGATAATACATGAAAGAAATCTGAATCCTGTTGAACACCAGATACGGATTATTAATTAAAACACCTATTCCGATTTTTGCATTAGCTTTGGTTTTCAATAGTTTATCATCAGGCATTCCCAGCCAGCCAACCGCGGTAGTTAAATAAGGACTGAAATGGAAATTCTTCCAGGTTTTGTTAATAAACAACTGGAGCTGATATCTTAAAACCAGTTTTTTAGTTCCGATATAATCTGAATTGTAAACAGGAAATTCATCTGCAGAAGAAAGGTTTATCCTGTCCTTGTATGAGTAATTATGCTGTGGATTTCCAAGGGCTAACGTTGGAGAAAAGAAATGTCTTGCTTTGGCAAATTTCCAATCCATAAGATTCGTAAAATAAGTTCCGTCTACACGGAAAGACTCCCTATTCTGACTGTCTTCATTAAAAAAACGTCCAAACTGAGCTTTGACAGTGAAATATCCTACCTTTATAAAACTACCGTAAGAAGCAGAAATTCCCACATAAGGGTTCACTTCTTTATTTCTTGATAAGCCTCCCGCAATAATGTTCACCGAATTACCGTACGCAACATCTTCCGGCAAATCATATTGAAAAATATTTCTCTGAACCGAAAAGTTTCTGTGGATAAACCCAACAGACATCAGAAAACTGTTGTATGAGCTAAAGTATTTATACTGGTCTATTCCCGGACT is a genomic window containing:
- a CDS encoding RNA polymerase sigma factor; translation: MNRKIKAIKTTYSEEELIVLLKEKNETGFHYLYDHYSGALYGIILRIVQSKEYTEEVIQDVFVKIWNSIHQYDASKGRFYTWMINIARNTAIDYLKSKGFQNELKNQPLPDFVYNTTELSTVNNSSDYIGFNNVLEGLETDKQELINLAYYQGYTQHEISEKLKIPLGTVKTKMRNALMKLKDLLKDYQ
- a CDS encoding fasciclin domain-containing protein, with the protein product MNTQSKITVLAMVVLSFAFGGKVTAQTMKEKTVMVGGAPMYPSKNIIENAVNSKDHKTLVAAVKAAGLVETLQSAGPFTVLAPTDAAFAKLPKGTVESLVKPENKAMLASILTYHVLSGKYSAKEIWAAVKAGNGKSMMKTVQGEDLTFWTKGKDLYIKDAKGNSAKVTIADVNQSNGVIHVIDTVLMP
- a CDS encoding anti-sigma factor domain-containing protein; its protein translation is MNTKEYISSGIIESYILGHTSPEEAGILECVMKNNAEVKAAFEEAQKTLEHLATAQAVTPPSDLKSKIWNKIQQEQTVEEVTPVLSTDIPETKDHKEIPERVNIQGNTRWKTYAIAASALFLISVAGNLFWMNSQSSHKKEIALLSAEKQAQDLAMKKMNRKIDMFSNPDMQMVMLKGVEKHTDSKAMVFWDKKTKEVYLNAEKLPKAPTGMQYQLWAIEDGQPVSAGMYTEDKDSNIALANISNAQAFAITLEKEGGSKVPTMENMFVMGEI
- a CDS encoding catalase yields the protein MKKNVFLAGILITSTLYSQQLTTNTGSPVGDNQNSKTVGNNGPVLLEDIHLIEKLAAFDRERIPERVVHARGAGAIGEFVADADFSEVTMADFLSKAGKKTPVLVRFSTVVHQQGSPETFRDPRGFAVKFYTDQGNYDLVGNNLPVFFIRDAMKFPDMVHAFKPSPVTNNASDNNRVFDFMANIPEATHTLTWLFSDYGIPASYREMQGNGVHAFKWVNAKGEVTYVKYKWVPQQGEKNLTQEEADKIQSTQIEHATRDLYNAISNKNFPKWDLYIQMLKKDDFEKLDFNPVDVTKIWPESIAKSVKAGTMTLNQNPTNYFQQVEQAAFSPGTLVPGIEPSEDKLLQGRLFSYFDTQRHRIGGNFQQLPINASKNEAMTYNQNGYMSMRPQSGEVNYQPSAGKPEVTDNKKFKYSQTIFPMGTSSVQAKIDKENNFKQAGELYRSFSKKDQDNLIKNLGNALNSVTNKKVVAKMISYFYQADSEYGKRLAQYVKMDRQQLESLLSSK
- a CDS encoding ferritin-like domain-containing protein; protein product: MNILKLLDKLSYDQFFTKEASRLETITNMSLFGKKAATAAVPLGLGTLMAASAKAETTKTNLTGYALKSTLTDALQLALALEYLENEYYSIGLSTPGLIPTGDRTVFMQISKHESAHVSFLKSTLTSLGTTPGNKPTFDFTASGNFSPFTDYNQFLILAQAFEDTGVRAYKGQAGNVMSNKVVLQAALQIHSVEARHASQVRRMRANKGWIELADGGNMPSATNPVYAGEDNVNQAGYNTGTLFGAAAGSAAYDEILSGSDAQTIASLFIV
- a CDS encoding TlpA family protein disulfide reductase, whose protein sequence is MLKKIILIIIIPAAAIFLGLKFIKISTVDPPIINQLKTKFSGNIEDSPFQKEYLNKDGLVVVNVWAPWCKPCIQEIPTFKKISKENPNIKFVFLSIDEDAEKLKTFLANNTINDITLQNIEYIEAIKTFLGGNGLLGYSSIPLTFIIKDGKVIDKNVGSIDYNEFTTHLKTLQ
- a CDS encoding ferritin-like domain-containing protein, with protein sequence MKKTIQVSNQGVTLDTSRRNFLKLSGVGLAIAGLTFIGCDDNDDFQIIDEPKYDLGTGDVGILNYAYALEQLEADFYTKVVNNFYTGISSIEKEVFTDLYHHEVIHRDFFKAAISGATDHVLPKLEFQYPNVNFNDRNSVLATAKALEDTGVAAYNGAGKYISNPAYLVIAGKIVSVEARHASVIRNLINPGTADFSGDDVIDANGLDLAKEPKDIVMAAGAFIKTPFTWKERGIN